GAAAAAATGCTGCCCGCCCACAACTTCAAGCCATGCTGGATTATCTTCGTGACGATGATGAGGTAATTGTGCTAAGTTTAGATCGGTTAGGTAGAAATTCAGCCGATTTAACAGAAATTATGGAAGCTATTCGCCATAAGGGGGCCACCTTAAACATTTTAAATTTACCGAGCTTTAATAGTATTGAAGATCCTAACTTACGTAACTTGATTACCAATATCATTATTGAGCTTTATAGGTATATGGCCCAAGAAGAACGTGAGACAATCAAAGTAAGACAGCAACAAGGGATTGAAATTGCTAAACGGCAAGGAAAATATCATGGTAAAGTCCGTGAATATGGACCACATTCACCGAATCGACAGAAACGTTATATTTATAAAGAAGCCTGTCGTTTGCTAACGCGCCGGGAACAGGGAGAAGAATTAACCAAACGGCAGATCGCGCGGATGTTGGGGATTGCCCCAGTTACCCTCTATCGGATCGAAAAGTATCGAGCGGAAGGCCAAATTAAAGCAGCTAATTGATAAAGAAGCTCGTAAAGATCCAGATAAGACAAAAGTTGCCAATTTTGCCCATCATGTGGCATACTCTGAAATTAAATGAAGGTGGTTTAACATGACTAAGCTCTGGTGTGCCAAGATCCAATTGACAACTAAACAGCGTACCTATCGCTTTTCTAATGATTTACAATTGGCCTTAAACCAAACGGCGCACCCCCAGCAAATTTTACAAGCATTGATTGTCGTTCCTTTGGCCCCCTACACTGATAAGCAACAACCACCGATGGGAGTTGGCAAGATTCAGAAGATTTATAAAATGGCTTGGTTTAAAACCAGGGGCCTGCCAATTACGCGAGGTCAATTGATGGGAGCAGCCTACTGGACCGAACGTCCGTATGTCCAAGTTACCAGATATTTGACTCATAATTATGTTTGGTGGAGTCAACAACAAATTAGCAAAGACATTACCTATTGGCAACGTCAATTTTATCATCAAACGGCTTATCACAGTCCCCTTTGGCAGAAAATTACCAATTGGCGGATTCGACGCCAATTAGGGCGAATTAAGCGGCAACGTTGGCAAAAGAATATTCAGTATTGGCATATTTAAAATAGTCTGGTTAAACTGTTGGCACATAGCGTTGCTTAGATAACCAATAATCATAACTACCCGTAAAACGGGTAGTTTGCTCTAGGGCTATAAGACCTATGTACTAGCCAGTGTCTCAAGGCGCTGGCTTTTGTGTATCAAAGCCAAACTGCTCTTGTCACTTTTGCGACCGCTTTAAGCAGTACTGTTATTACTTGCCTTGACCCTTAAAAGGGTCTTCATATTCCCGGACACTCAACCGATCCTGCGCTTGATCATGTTTTTCTTGATCACGAATATATTTCCTAATGGTGGCTTCATTAAGCCCAACCGTGCTAACGTAATAGCCGACTGACCAAAAGTGTCGGTTCCCAAATTTATACTTCAAATTCGTATGCTGGTCGAACATCATCAAGGCCGATTTACCTTTTAAATAACCTTGAATTGTCAAATTAAGTGCAACACTACATTAAAGAATATTTCATAAGGCGTTTTCCATCCGAGACATTTACGGGGACGATTATTCATTTGTTCTGCATATGCTTGTATCCGGCGGTCGGTAATTGAATCAAGGTCAGTTCCTTTTGGCAAATATTCGCGAAGCAAGCCGTTAGTATTTTCGTTAGTTCCTCGTTGCCAAGGAGAGTGAGGATCGGGAAAGTAGAAGGGCGTACCAAACTTATCAGTTAAACATTGAACTTTGGCAAACTCTTTACCCCCTATCCGGGGTAATCGTTAACGATCTACCAGTCCATAGCTTCATTAAGTCGCTCAAAGTATCCGTGACTGCTTCTGAAGTTCTTTTAGCAGCTTTACCAATAAGCAGGTAACGAGATTTTCGGTCAACCAATGTAACGACACAAGCCTTTCCGCTTTTGCCTAACACGGTATCACCTTCCCAGTGACCAATTTCTACACGGTTGTCAGCTTCTCGCGGACGATCATGAATCTTGTTGGGGATTGGAATCTTGCCTCGTTTTTCCTGATAAGCTTTATTGTGGCGAGACTTGCCGTGATGCCTTAGATGGCGCACGGCACTAGAGCTGCCAGATTTAAACAAATTATCAAATAAGCCATTGAAAATCCCACGGTAAATAGTCGTGGTACTGATCTGCACCGGATACTTTTCGACTGCCAAGCGATTCGATATTTCCTCCGGAGACCAAAGGCCTTCGCAGAAGTGTTCTCTCACCACTTCAAACACCTGAGGATTACTCAAAAGAGAGACTCTGCCACAGTTGCCTTTGCGCTGTTTGTACTTCTCCTGAGCCTTCGAAGGTGAATAGGATTTACCAGTAGAATTACGGCTTAATTCTCGAGAAATGGTTGAGTAACTTTTCTTGATATGGCTGGCAATCTCACGAAGTGAGTTTCCATGATTCCTCATTAAAAAGATAGTTTCCCGTTCATCTATGGTAATATGCTTGTAGTGATCCATGGCTAAATTCCTTTCATGATTGTTTTCGCAAACATCATTTTACAGAAATTTGGCCATGGGCCATTCTTTATTTAATTAGTGTTGCACTTAAAGTGTAAATTCAAGTGTAAAAAATAAAGAGCTGTTATAAAAATTCCACTAAAAATTTTTATAACAGCTCTTTACATATTTTGAAATTAAAAGGGTGGAACTATGTTCCACTCTTTCGGTTGTATAAGTCCCGATTGCTAAATGCAACTAAAAAATTATTAATTGCATAGTTCAGAAAAAATTCTAATTCAAATTATTTATCAAAGAATACCATTCCTCGATTTAAAATTGAAGTGCAACACCTGCTCTACTAGACCAGTTCTTTATTCAGACTAGTCAAAAAGGCCATGAAGACCTATTCTTAATTCACCACAAACAAGAAAGAGGTATCTTCATGACCCGAATTAAGAATATCATATCTAATCAGTATCACCAACTCAATTTAGCTGAACGTGGTCGAATTGAATCCCTAAGGGACTTAGATTGGTCTATCCGCCGGATTGCCCAGGCCCTTCATCGTAATCCCAGCACGATTTCACGTGAATTAAAACGGGGGACAACGACACAGATTAACGCTAGTACTCATATCTTTGAACAGTCATATCTGGCAGAAACTGGTGAAGCAATTTATCGTAAGCACCGACTAAATAGCTGTTATCGTGGACTCTTTGATCATTGTCAAACCTTCTGTAATGCTTTGGTGACAGCTTTAAAAGCGCGTCCCAGGATGCATAGTGTGGATACTTTTGTCCACCAATTCAAGACTGATCACCCAAGGCTTGTCTGCCCCTCAACACCGACGGTGTACCGGTATATTGATGACCAGCGTTTAGCTATCCGCAATTCAGACCTACCAGCTAAACTACGTCGCCGGATTAAATGCCCCGGGGCAAAGCATCATCGAATCAATAAGAAAAATCTGGGCCATTCAATCGAAGAGCGTCCCGCCATGGTTCAAGCGCGTCAAGAGCTTGGACACTGGGAAGGTGACTTGGTCAAAGGCAAACGGGTTGAATCTGAGCCAGCATTAATGACTTTGACTGAACGTGTTAGTCGCTTAGAGATCATCGTTAAACTTCCCAATTATCATGCCGACACTTGCTTGAAAGCCCTCCAGAATACCTTATATGACTATGGAACCGAGCACTTTAAAACCATTACTTTTGATAATGGTGCTGAGTTCTCAAGCTTGAGTCAAGTCAAGGGAACTGACATCTACTTTGCCCATCCTTATTCACCATGGGAACGTGGAACCAATGAGAACACTAACGGCCTTTTGCGCGAGTTCTTCCCGAAGGGCAGATCCTTGGCTTCGGCCTCACTCATTGACATTCAGCTGGCTCAAGATACCTTAAACAACCGGCTACGGCGGTCATTGAACTATCGCTGCCCAGCCGATCTAATGCCTGAACTAGCTTAGCAACTAGACCACTTCTAAGAATAGATTCTTAGTGTTGCACTTGATTTGACAATTGAGGAAAGAATACCATTAGTTCTTGACATAAATCATATCTTTTGATAAATAATTTGTCTTATTCACCAGTACCCTCCAGAGGGCCCTCCTGCTTAATTGCATCGGCTTTAGTGGCTTCATTAGTTCCTTTTTGGTGCTTGACCGGTGAATAAATAGAGAAGACCTTCATGGTCTGTTTTCCAGCGTTGATCACGTTATGCCAAGTGTTATCAGGAACAACTACAGCCTCTCCCGGATGAATTTCCTGATCAACTGTTAAATGATCTTTATCTTTCCCCATTTTAACGTGGCCAATACCGGCTACTAAGTAAATAAGTTGATCATTACCATGATGAATTTCCATACCAATATCACCACCTCCGGCTGGGATAGCCATTAATGTGATTTGAAAATGATCCCCGGTCCACAAAGTAGTTCGATAATTTTCATTTTCCAAAGCAGCCGATTTTAAATCAGGTGCAAAGGGTGCTGGACCGTAGTCTCCTAAATCTGCGCTTTTTCCTAACATAATAAACACTTCCCTTCTAAGTGGAATTGTAACATAATTTTTTATTATTTGATATCATTTTAAGAGCACCAATGTTATCAATTAATTTACCAATCTGAGTTCTAGTGACTAATAGCCAATAGGATTGTCTAAAAAGTGAAGTTATTCAATTTAATTAATTTTTGGGCTTGGTTAAAGTATGGGTATCCACTCAGTTTCCATAACTTCTACGTGCGATCGTCCATGGGGCTCTTTTTTATTTAGAAATGGGCCCTTTGCTAACGTTAGAATGGGAATTGTTCTTCTGATTATCTTAGGCTGTAATTAATCGTTGTGACTTATCACGTAATCCACACTTAGATAAAGATAGTAACAGGCTTCTCAATGATCATTGAGAAGCCTGTTAATGTCAAAATACTTAGAAGCTGTCTAAAATCTCTTAAGTAATAGTGCTAAAAACGCTAAAACGACCATTTGCAGACTGGTGGTTAATTGACGCTCACAATTTTTCCAAAGTCGCCGACAATTCTCTAGCCAACTAAAAGATCGTTCGACTACCCAACGTTGGGGCATGACTTCGAATCGATGCAACTCATTGCGCTTCGCAACCTGCACGGTTGCGTTTAAATTACTGGCTACATCGAGCTGAAAATTAACGCCTGAATAACCACCATCAACTAAGACATTTTGAACCTGGCGTAAATGCATGGCATGTAAAAATTCCTTCCTTTTGAGAGACGATTTATTCATTATACCCTCTCTTAAAAGTTGTCTCAGGAATCAGCTTACATCCAAAATATTCGCCATTAATTACCCAAACAAAAATTTCAAACTTGATCCACGTCAATTCTTTATCGGTCGAACCACCATATACTAAAGACATCAATTAAGAAATGGAGCGGGGATTATGAAATTTCAAAGATATATTAATCAACACACAAATCAAATTACATTGATAACGGCAATATTAATTGGCGTAGGTCTCTTGGGGAAAGTTGTTGACAGCGATATGATCTACACGGTTTCATTTATCGCCGCTTCAATTATCTCAGCTGTGCCGATCGTTCTTCGGGCGGTTTCAGCACTCCGGTTTAAAACGATCAGCATCGAATTACTTGTCAGCATTGCTGTGATTGGCGCTTTCATCATTGGCGAGTACAATGAATCAGCAATCGTCACTTTCTTGTTCTTATTTGGGACGTTTTTGGAAGACAAAACGTTGGCCAAAACCCGCCACTCAATTAAAGATTTGACGGAAATGGCACCGACTACCGCAATGATTGTAGATGATGATGGCAACACTGAGGAGACGGATGTTGACTTTGTCGACGTTGACGACGTCGTCTTGGTCAAAGCCGGCGGTCAGATTCCGGTTGACGGGGAAATTGTGGATGGATCCGGTCACATCAACGAAGCCAGTATTACTGGTGAATCAAAACTAGTCACTAAGGGCACTGGCAATCAGGTATTCTCTGGCACCATCTTAGACAACGGAACACTTAAAGTTCGGGCAACCAAGGTTGGCGACGACACCACGTTTGGCAAAATTGTTGAACTGGTTGAGGATGCTCAAGACACCAAGTCGCCAGCAGAAAAGTTTATTGACAAATTTGCGACTTATTACACTCCGGCAGTTTTGATCATTGCATTGATTGTGGGCTTGGTTACCAAAGATTTCCGATTAGCGATTACCGTTTTGGTCTTGGGATGCCCTGGGGCCTTGGTCATCGGCGCCCCGGTTTCAAACGTGGCTGGAATCGGTAATGGTGCGAAAAACGGTGTCTTGATCAAGGGCGGTGAAGTGATGAACACCTTTGCCAATGTCGACACGTTGGTATTCGATAAGACCGGGACCCTGACTGAAGGGAAAACGGCGGTTACTCAGTTCAAAGATTACTCAAGAGACCAGTTGGCCTTGCAAATTGCCACAGCCGTTGAAAAGCAGTCGGATCATCCATTGGCACAAGCAGTTGTTAAATTCTCAGGTGATCATCATATTCCGTTTGAGGACGTTCAAGTTGCCGATGCTGACACAGTCAAAGGCCGTGGCGTTAAGGCAACTGCCAACGGTAAAAATGTTTTAATTGGTAATTTGAGAATGATGAACGATGAAAATGTTGATTTGACGTCTGAACAACGTCAAGACTTGGAAAACATCCAAGGCGAAGGCAGTTCAACAGTTATCGTTGCCTTCGACGGGCAAATTCAAGCCATTCTTGGTATCTCGGATGTGATTCGTCAAGGCGTTAAGCAAAGCCTGGCGACACTCAAGTCACTCGGCATCAAGAAGACGGTTATGCTGACCGGTGATAACCTGCAGACAGCCAATGCCGTTGCAGAACAAATCGGCATTGACGAAGTCCACGCAGAACTTTTGCCGGAACAAAAAGTCGAATACGTTAAACAATTCCAGCAGGAAGGCCACAAGGTTGCCTTTGTCGGCGACGGCATCAACGACAGTCCGTCATTAGTGACGGCTGACATCGGGATTGCCATGGGAAGTGGAACCGACGTGGCGGTTGAAACCTCTGATGTCGTCTTGATGTCATCAGGATTCAATGAATTGATCCATGCATATGGACTTTCCAAAAAAACGGTCATCAACACCAAGGAGAACATTTTCATCGCCATTGCGACGGTTGTCGCCCTCCTGATTGGCTTGATTCTCGACTTTATTTACATGGCCAGCGGAATGTTTGTCCATGAAGCCAGTATCCTGGTTGTCATCTTCAACGCAATGCGATTAATTAATTATCAGCCCAAAGCTGCCAAACTTGATCCAGATCAATTATCGGTTGGCGAATAGGATGTATCATTAAAACAGTAAATGAGATGGAGGTTATCAATATGAGTAAAGCAATTTTACAATTAGACGCGCTGTCATGCCCGTCATGCATGCAAAAGATCAAGGGCGCACTTGAAAAGCAGGATGGTGTGGAAAACGTCAAAGTCTTGTTCAATGCAGCCAAAGTCAAAACTGATTTTGACGGCGATAAAATTTCCGCAGACAAATTGTCAGACACGGTAACTGATTTAGGCTATGAAGTTCAATCAATGAAAGTGAAATAGGTGAAGAATATGACAACAGCAACCCCCGAAAAATTATTTGAAGCAGAAGTTAAGCAAGCAGATATCGACCACCATACCCCAACGGCTGGTGCGATGACCGGCCACATCGTTGCCAATTTGGAAGTTTTATCCAACAAACTCCAGATGGCAAAATGGTATGTGAAGGGAATGTCGGCCCAACAGCTGAAAGTCCTATTCGGCGACTTACTTAAGCAGGCGTACGACCAAAAGGATGCCTTGGGCACGGTCTTAATCGATGAGGCCTTAATTACGCCAAGTACCCAAAAGGAATTCACAGAGTACACCATGCTGGAAGAAAACGGCCAGAACAAATATGAATCTGTAGAGTGGCTGGTCAACGACTTCGTCCACGACTATGACACTGAGAACATGTTTGTCACCCGGGCAATTAAGCTTGCTGAAAAAGAAGACCGTCCAGTCTTGGCACAACATTTGGTTGGCCTGCTGCAAGATAACAACCACAACATCGCTACTCTGCAGGCCTTGCTTGGTAAGACACCACGAGAAGGCTTGGATGAGGAAGACGACGAAGATTAATCCTCAATAGATACACGAAAAAAGTTCCGAAGCAAAATTGCTTCGGAACTTTTTTAATATCATTTTTTCGAATTCAAAGATTCAAACAAATCAGCACAATAACACAGGCAATCGTACTTGCCAGGATCTACCAGCCAACCCGATAAGCTGTCCGCTGATA
This genomic stretch from Pediococcus inopinatus harbors:
- a CDS encoding recombinase family protein encodes the protein MTKIGYARVSTREQNLARQIEQLQAAGVTKLFQEKLSGKNAARPQLQAMLDYLRDDDEVIVLSLDRLGRNSADLTEIMEAIRHKGATLNILNLPSFNSIEDPNLRNLITNIIIELYRYMAQEERETIKVRQQQGIEIAKRQGKYHGKVREYGPHSPNRQKRYIYKEACRLLTRREQGEELTKRQIARMLGIAPVTLYRIEKYRAEGQIKAAN
- a CDS encoding DUF7679 family protein; this encodes MTKLWCAKIQLTTKQRTYRFSNDLQLALNQTAHPQQILQALIVVPLAPYTDKQQPPMGVGKIQKIYKMAWFKTRGLPITRGQLMGAAYWTERPYVQVTRYLTHNYVWWSQQQISKDITYWQRQFYHQTAYHSPLWQKITNWRIRRQLGRIKRQRWQKNIQYWHI
- a CDS encoding ferritin-like domain-containing protein produces the protein MTTATPEKLFEAEVKQADIDHHTPTAGAMTGHIVANLEVLSNKLQMAKWYVKGMSAQQLKVLFGDLLKQAYDQKDALGTVLIDEALITPSTQKEFTEYTMLEENGQNKYESVEWLVNDFVHDYDTENMFVTRAIKLAEKEDRPVLAQHLVGLLQDNNHNIATLQALLGKTPREGLDEEDDED
- a CDS encoding cupin domain-containing protein, with translation MLGKSADLGDYGPAPFAPDLKSAALENENYRTTLWTGDHFQITLMAIPAGGGDIGMEIHHGNDQLIYLVAGIGHVKMGKDKDHLTVDQEIHPGEAVVVPDNTWHNVINAGKQTMKVFSIYSPVKHQKGTNEATKADAIKQEGPLEGTGE
- a CDS encoding IS30 family transposase, encoding MTRIKNIISNQYHQLNLAERGRIESLRDLDWSIRRIAQALHRNPSTISRELKRGTTTQINASTHIFEQSYLAETGEAIYRKHRLNSCYRGLFDHCQTFCNALVTALKARPRMHSVDTFVHQFKTDHPRLVCPSTPTVYRYIDDQRLAIRNSDLPAKLRRRIKCPGAKHHRINKKNLGHSIEERPAMVQARQELGHWEGDLVKGKRVESEPALMTLTERVSRLEIIVKLPNYHADTCLKALQNTLYDYGTEHFKTITFDNGAEFSSLSQVKGTDIYFAHPYSPWERGTNENTNGLLREFFPKGRSLASASLIDIQLAQDTLNNRLRRSLNYRCPADLMPELA
- a CDS encoding heavy metal translocating P-type ATPase, with the protein product MKFQRYINQHTNQITLITAILIGVGLLGKVVDSDMIYTVSFIAASIISAVPIVLRAVSALRFKTISIELLVSIAVIGAFIIGEYNESAIVTFLFLFGTFLEDKTLAKTRHSIKDLTEMAPTTAMIVDDDGNTEETDVDFVDVDDVVLVKAGGQIPVDGEIVDGSGHINEASITGESKLVTKGTGNQVFSGTILDNGTLKVRATKVGDDTTFGKIVELVEDAQDTKSPAEKFIDKFATYYTPAVLIIALIVGLVTKDFRLAITVLVLGCPGALVIGAPVSNVAGIGNGAKNGVLIKGGEVMNTFANVDTLVFDKTGTLTEGKTAVTQFKDYSRDQLALQIATAVEKQSDHPLAQAVVKFSGDHHIPFEDVQVADADTVKGRGVKATANGKNVLIGNLRMMNDENVDLTSEQRQDLENIQGEGSSTVIVAFDGQIQAILGISDVIRQGVKQSLATLKSLGIKKTVMLTGDNLQTANAVAEQIGIDEVHAELLPEQKVEYVKQFQQEGHKVAFVGDGINDSPSLVTADIGIAMGSGTDVAVETSDVVLMSSGFNELIHAYGLSKKTVINTKENIFIAIATVVALLIGLILDFIYMASGMFVHEASILVVIFNAMRLINYQPKAAKLDPDQLSVGE
- a CDS encoding heavy-metal-associated domain-containing protein encodes the protein MSKAILQLDALSCPSCMQKIKGALEKQDGVENVKVLFNAAKVKTDFDGDKISADKLSDTVTDLGYEVQSMKVK